A genomic segment from Rhizobium sp. NLR16a encodes:
- a CDS encoding autotransporter assembly complex family protein: MRIRGTSPKIGFAYRRTGTMMVVAAAAAFSPVLIGDAYAFKLFGITIFGKEEDESEQVPDPVRYHVDLKADTTDPDLREALENSSRLVSDQKQPVSGDLGIVVKARDDRERLVAALYEKARYGGVVTITIDGKNIDDLPPNPTFDRSGPVPVTVDITPGPVFKVREVQFGGDAADRNPADYDLAPGAEAGSLAIIKAGDRIVEQLKSEGRPFAKLTERKVVADHRSDTVDIVLAAEGGPVAPIGDVGVTGEKTMRPAFIQRYSRLNKGDPYSPETLKKAGERLRALGIFSSVTIHEGDALAPDGTLPMTIEVSEGKRRYFGVGAQYSTTDGLGIQGYWGHRNLFGEAETLRIEGSVSRLGETTDVGSLDYSAGILFTKPGAFFPAATLKAGIVAKTQNPDAYDATLVTASLGLSYELTEKDTVSASGEVSWERDDDAFGTNDYLTIALPLQYDRDARDDKFNPTEGYRATVSAKPGYEIFNAIPYAAFEGSISGYLPFGAEDRLVLAGKVAAGVLIGGGGIEDIPATQRFFAGGGGSVRGYSFQEISPYNDNGDATGGRSYVTGSLEARFRITDTIGLVPFIDVGTVSDSTFPGFSDIRAGAGAGIRYATPFGPLRLDFAVPLNKYEDGTDYGIYAGIGQSF; encoded by the coding sequence ATGCGGATTAGAGGGACAAGTCCGAAAATAGGTTTTGCGTATCGGCGAACAGGCACCATGATGGTGGTCGCAGCGGCAGCTGCTTTCTCACCGGTCCTGATCGGCGATGCTTACGCCTTCAAGCTTTTCGGCATCACCATCTTCGGCAAGGAGGAGGATGAGAGCGAACAGGTGCCTGATCCGGTGCGCTATCACGTCGACCTCAAGGCCGACACCACCGATCCGGATCTCAGGGAAGCGCTCGAAAACAGCTCCCGCCTTGTCAGCGACCAGAAACAGCCCGTCTCCGGCGATCTCGGCATCGTCGTCAAGGCGCGTGACGACCGCGAGCGACTGGTCGCTGCGCTCTATGAAAAGGCCCGGTATGGCGGAGTGGTGACGATCACCATCGACGGCAAAAATATCGACGACCTGCCGCCCAATCCGACATTCGACCGCTCCGGGCCGGTCCCCGTCACAGTCGATATAACACCAGGCCCTGTTTTCAAGGTCAGAGAGGTGCAGTTCGGCGGCGACGCCGCGGATCGCAATCCCGCCGACTACGACCTTGCCCCCGGCGCCGAGGCCGGCTCGCTCGCCATCATCAAGGCCGGCGACAGAATAGTCGAGCAGTTGAAAAGCGAAGGCCGGCCCTTCGCCAAATTGACCGAACGCAAGGTCGTAGCCGATCACAGGAGCGACACGGTCGACATCGTGCTTGCTGCCGAAGGCGGGCCTGTCGCCCCGATCGGCGATGTCGGGGTCACCGGCGAAAAAACCATGCGGCCTGCGTTCATCCAGCGTTATTCCCGGCTGAACAAAGGGGACCCCTATTCGCCGGAAACGCTGAAGAAGGCCGGCGAGCGGCTGCGCGCCCTCGGCATCTTTTCGAGCGTCACCATTCATGAGGGCGATGCGCTGGCGCCGGACGGCACGCTGCCGATGACGATCGAGGTGTCCGAAGGCAAGAGGCGCTATTTCGGCGTCGGCGCGCAATATTCCACCACCGACGGCCTCGGCATCCAGGGTTATTGGGGTCACCGCAACCTGTTCGGCGAAGCCGAGACGCTGAGGATCGAAGGCTCGGTCTCGCGGCTCGGTGAAACCACCGATGTCGGCAGCCTCGACTATTCGGCCGGCATCCTCTTCACCAAGCCCGGCGCCTTCTTCCCGGCCGCCACGCTGAAGGCCGGCATCGTCGCCAAGACCCAGAATCCGGACGCTTATGATGCGACGCTCGTCACCGCCTCGCTCGGCCTTTCCTATGAACTGACCGAGAAGGACACGGTGTCGGCGAGCGGCGAAGTCAGCTGGGAGCGTGATGACGACGCATTCGGTACCAACGATTATCTGACCATCGCCCTGCCGCTTCAATATGATCGTGACGCACGCGACGATAAGTTCAATCCGACCGAAGGTTATCGCGCAACGGTGTCGGCAAAGCCCGGCTACGAGATCTTCAATGCCATCCCCTATGCGGCGTTCGAGGGTTCGATCTCCGGCTATCTTCCGTTCGGCGCCGAAGATCGCCTCGTGCTTGCAGGCAAGGTCGCCGCCGGCGTGCTGATCGGCGGCGGCGGGATCGAGGATATCCCTGCCACGCAACGCTTTTTCGCCGGCGGCGGCGGCTCGGTGCGCGGATACAGCTTTCAGGAAATCTCGCCTTACAACGACAACGGCGATGCCACCGGCGGCCGCTCCTATGTGACCGGGTCGCTGGAGGCCCGCTTCAGGATCACCGATACGATCGGCCTCGTGCCCTTCATCGACGTCGGCACCGTATCGGACAGCACCTTTCCGGGTTTTTCCGATATCCGCGCCGGCGCCGGCGCGGGAATACGATATGCCACACCTTTCGGGCCGCTGCGGCTTGATTTTGCCGTGCCGCTGAACAAGTACGAAGATGGCACAGATTATGGAATTTATGCCGGCATCGGCCAATCGTTCTAG
- a CDS encoding translocation/assembly module TamB domain-containing protein codes for MQTLAKIINWIVRVTGFAVGAILILAVAALAIFGFTSFGARIVTERIASTLSNRDMTIEVREPEGLLTGGLRAAEISLSDTRGVFAEIHGVAIDWNPLALLTGTFHAKRFQIETISVLRKPVRTLPSRPNAENSGGFALPVKVDVDHVALPDIKLAEAFAGRAFALAAVGSLTADGDGGEAMVNVSRHAVPDARLSADIAYAPAENRLRLKAQLAEPKGGLLAGFLGLPGNPAVNISLDGQGPISDWIGKMQAALDGQQRAAIEGRHAIGADGLHHLDLKGGGDLSSLLPAAFRPLFAGQTNIDLAATFDDHGKIDIQTGNIATGSVVIAASGALDPTGNNSLNANLLGTSGPVDFRWPLAEGEARFLISGLNLALTGDAQTARLSLSGSLDSATLPQADIGNVKLTAKSDAFNLAARSGSVQLRLVAGDATFAEPNLNRAVQGPITIAAPLQISPGDIGFNGTTVESANINGSLNGSYRLGDRALTGNVKLSVEPAALPAAAASRFDQPITLESQVTGTIPSKFALSNLVLKSGTLEAAGNVALDGSMLNADLSGRLPDIGKLIAGASGGAGYALRVGGELPAISMTANLKAPSLEMADRMLANLNVDLSGIADPKAPQGKFAATGTIDGQPIGISGDVRSENGRTSIPALTADIGGNRLTGNLELSPSFAPSGALTFDFPELGLLAALGGQKAEGDLKGSLGIESDGGKIALKLVASGASIRRDTLAIVKPDIDITVSDLSALAANGTVRAEELAAGANKLGELSLSFTKQQDRTKFDLDATYDGNPVIADGTSEMAAGNIGFNLDRLSASPRNIPIELAAPTRVTVTGGVANLDGLTLKTGAGSVSVTGSAGETLKLDAVIKELPASLVDGFVPNLSTGGTISGTIAVTGTPAAPIADFKLDWKDATTGQLKGAGLTPLGITASGKFVDKKLDFDATIAGADSLLLKARGDVALADPTAPVFDINADILNLPAQVANGFVSDLAAEGAITGKVTASGSLKAPTANFDIAWKSAATRHTKRAGLAALDVTASGKFVDNKLDFGAAAIGADRLSLKANGNVDIAGTTIGDVKVDATLDNIPAAIANGFVPDLAAEGTLSGTVAASGLLAAPTADFDLHWLNAATSHTKRAGLAGLGVTASGKFTDNKLDFDAAIAGANNLSLKANGNAAVTGTTISAVAADATLSNVPASLANSFVADLAAEGTVSGRLSAAGSLSAPTANFDLNWKDAATSHTKRAGLAALDITASGKFADNKLDFNAAAGGDQGLALKAMGNVALAGTTIDSMKVDAEFVKLPAALANAFVPDLAAGGMISGTLSAAGTPAAPKADFKLDWADAATSHTRSAHLSGLALAASGHLVDNKLAFNANLGGKDRLSLNAAGNVAISGASVRNLDVKADLVNLPAALANGFVPGLAAEGMVSGTASASGALPRPAVDFKLDWKNAATAQTRSSGLSGLSAVASGKFANDRVDFDASLAGKEGMLAKAAGGLTIAGTAIRDLSINADIPALPANIANAFVPGLGAEGTLSASAQTSGTPADPIVDFKLNWKDAATSHTKAAGLSRLALAATGKYAGDRLDFDADLSGGGGISLKAAGNLSIAGTTIRSIDVTANAANVPAAIANGFVPGIGAEGTISATAKATGTLSSPAVDFKVDWKNAATSQTKGAGLSPFSIGASGKLADNRLTVDTSLAGDAGMSLKGGGSVVISGNRAIDMRFNGNVPFAVLGAPLAQQGFVADGVANVDLKIGGTAAAPIINGTVSTSGAKLVDVRRNLAINNVAAVVTFNGNQAVISRLSGNLGGGGTISASGTIGIQPAGGFPADISIKLDKAVYVDGTLVVSTVNGAVGLRGPIMSATLSGKLRLDKTSITVPERLPTSLREIDIRHKNAPRAVLAQLRDEGKQKPGEKSSVITLDLEIDAPSQIFVRGRGIDAELGGRVTIRGTAAAPIVTGGFTMRRGRLTILNRRLNFSDKSKITFAGDLTPALDMEATSTSGTTTLTVDVSGLATDPSITFSSSPQLPQDEVLAQLIFGQSMSKLSPVQIAQLADAVSQLAGNRSTSLFEGLRNQLGVDDFDVSTDEKGQTSVSVGRYLNDRTYFELQQGGSAGAKAIINLDVGRGVKLRGAAGGNGAGEAGIVYEREY; via the coding sequence ATGCAAACGCTGGCAAAAATCATCAACTGGATCGTGCGGGTCACAGGCTTTGCTGTCGGCGCCATTTTGATTCTCGCTGTCGCGGCACTTGCGATCTTCGGCTTCACTTCCTTTGGCGCCCGCATCGTCACCGAAAGGATCGCCTCCACCCTTTCCAACCGCGACATGACGATCGAGGTGCGCGAACCGGAGGGGCTTTTGACCGGCGGGCTTCGCGCCGCCGAAATCTCCCTATCCGACACAAGGGGCGTTTTTGCGGAAATTCACGGCGTGGCGATTGACTGGAACCCGCTGGCGCTGCTGACGGGAACATTCCACGCCAAGCGTTTCCAGATCGAGACGATCAGCGTGCTGCGCAAGCCGGTGCGCACCCTGCCCTCCCGGCCCAACGCAGAAAATTCCGGCGGCTTCGCACTTCCGGTTAAGGTCGATGTCGATCATGTGGCCCTGCCCGATATCAAACTCGCCGAAGCTTTTGCGGGACGCGCCTTCGCGCTCGCCGCCGTAGGCAGCCTTACGGCGGATGGCGACGGCGGCGAAGCGATGGTCAATGTCAGCCGCCACGCAGTTCCGGATGCGCGGCTTAGCGCCGATATCGCCTACGCTCCGGCCGAAAACCGGCTGCGGCTGAAGGCGCAGCTTGCCGAGCCGAAGGGTGGGCTTTTGGCGGGCTTCCTCGGCCTGCCTGGCAATCCTGCCGTCAACATCAGCCTCGACGGCCAGGGACCGATATCCGACTGGATAGGCAAAATGCAGGCTGCGCTCGACGGGCAACAGCGCGCTGCAATCGAGGGCCGACATGCGATTGGCGCAGACGGGCTGCACCATCTCGATCTCAAGGGTGGCGGTGACCTGAGCTCGCTTCTTCCCGCGGCATTCCGGCCTCTTTTCGCCGGCCAGACCAATATCGACCTTGCCGCCACCTTCGACGACCATGGCAAGATCGATATCCAGACAGGCAATATCGCCACCGGCAGCGTTGTCATCGCCGCATCGGGCGCGCTTGACCCGACCGGCAACAACAGCCTGAACGCCAATCTGCTCGGCACATCCGGCCCTGTCGATTTCCGCTGGCCGCTCGCCGAAGGCGAAGCGCGCTTCCTGATATCGGGTCTGAACCTGGCTCTAACAGGCGACGCGCAGACCGCCCGATTGAGCCTCAGCGGCTCGCTCGACAGCGCAACCCTGCCGCAGGCCGATATCGGCAACGTCAAGCTGACGGCAAAGAGCGACGCCTTCAATCTTGCCGCTCGTTCCGGCAGCGTTCAGCTGCGCCTCGTGGCCGGCGACGCAACCTTTGCCGAACCGAACCTCAACCGCGCAGTTCAAGGCCCTATCACGATCGCCGCGCCGCTCCAGATTTCGCCGGGAGACATCGGCTTCAATGGCACCACCGTCGAAAGCGCCAATATCAACGGCAGCCTCAACGGTTCCTATCGGCTGGGGGACCGAGCGCTGACCGGCAATGTCAAGCTGAGCGTCGAGCCGGCGGCCCTGCCGGCCGCGGCGGCGAGCAGGTTTGATCAGCCGATCACGCTCGAAAGCCAGGTGACCGGCACTATCCCGTCGAAATTCGCGCTGTCCAACCTCGTCCTGAAATCCGGCACGCTTGAAGCCGCCGGCAACGTCGCGCTCGACGGCTCGATGTTGAACGCCGATCTCTCAGGTCGGCTGCCCGATATCGGCAAGCTGATTGCGGGTGCGAGTGGCGGAGCAGGTTACGCGCTGAGAGTCGGAGGCGAACTGCCGGCGATCTCCATGACGGCCAATCTCAAGGCTCCCAGCCTTGAGATGGCCGATCGCATGCTCGCCAACCTCAATGTCGATCTGTCGGGTATCGCCGATCCCAAGGCGCCGCAGGGGAAATTTGCGGCCACCGGCACGATCGACGGACAGCCGATCGGCATCAGCGGCGACGTCCGTTCTGAAAACGGCAGGACGAGCATTCCCGCACTGACCGCCGATATCGGCGGCAACCGGCTGACCGGCAATCTGGAGCTCTCGCCCTCCTTTGCACCCTCGGGCGCGTTGACCTTCGATTTCCCCGAGCTCGGCTTGCTGGCTGCGCTTGGCGGACAGAAAGCCGAAGGAGATCTCAAAGGGTCGCTCGGCATCGAGAGCGACGGCGGCAAGATCGCGCTCAAGCTCGTTGCGTCAGGCGCCTCGATCCGCCGCGATACGCTGGCGATCGTCAAGCCGGATATCGACATCACGGTCAGCGATCTCAGCGCCCTTGCCGCAAACGGCACGGTCAGGGCCGAGGAACTGGCTGCCGGAGCGAACAAACTTGGCGAACTTTCTCTCAGCTTTACCAAACAGCAAGACCGCACCAAATTCGACCTCGATGCTACCTATGACGGCAATCCCGTGATCGCGGACGGTACGAGTGAGATGGCCGCCGGCAATATCGGCTTCAACCTCGATCGACTCTCGGCAAGCCCCCGCAACATTCCGATCGAGCTCGCTGCGCCGACGCGGGTCACGGTCACCGGCGGTGTCGCCAATCTGGACGGACTGACGTTGAAGACCGGCGCCGGCTCGGTATCGGTTACCGGTTCGGCCGGCGAGACGCTGAAGCTCGATGCCGTCATCAAGGAGCTGCCGGCGTCACTCGTCGACGGTTTCGTACCGAATCTTTCGACTGGCGGCACGATCTCGGGAACGATTGCCGTGACGGGAACGCCGGCAGCACCCATCGCCGATTTCAAACTCGACTGGAAGGATGCGACGACAGGGCAGCTTAAGGGCGCGGGCCTGACACCGCTCGGCATCACTGCCAGCGGTAAATTCGTCGACAAGAAGCTCGATTTCGACGCGACAATCGCCGGTGCCGACAGCCTGTTGCTCAAGGCCCGCGGCGACGTCGCGCTCGCTGATCCGACGGCGCCGGTGTTCGATATCAACGCCGATATCCTCAACCTGCCTGCGCAGGTCGCCAATGGTTTCGTTTCCGATCTCGCCGCCGAAGGCGCGATCACGGGAAAGGTGACCGCCTCCGGTTCCCTTAAGGCTCCAACCGCCAATTTCGACATCGCCTGGAAAAGCGCCGCGACGCGCCACACGAAGCGCGCCGGCCTCGCGGCTCTTGATGTGACCGCATCTGGCAAATTCGTGGACAACAAGCTCGATTTCGGCGCCGCAGCCATCGGCGCCGACAGGCTCTCGCTCAAGGCAAACGGCAACGTGGATATCGCCGGGACGACGATCGGTGACGTCAAGGTCGACGCAACACTGGACAATATCCCGGCAGCTATTGCCAACGGCTTCGTTCCCGATCTCGCAGCAGAAGGCACGCTCTCCGGAACGGTCGCGGCCAGCGGGCTGCTTGCAGCCCCGACCGCCGATTTCGATCTCCATTGGCTAAACGCCGCGACGAGCCACACGAAACGGGCCGGCCTCGCCGGTCTTGGCGTCACCGCGTCCGGAAAATTCACCGACAACAAGCTTGATTTCGACGCCGCGATTGCCGGCGCCAACAACCTCTCGCTGAAGGCGAACGGCAATGCCGCCGTTACCGGCACGACGATCAGCGCGGTCGCGGCCGATGCGACACTGTCAAATGTCCCGGCAAGCCTGGCAAACAGCTTCGTCGCCGATCTCGCTGCCGAAGGCACGGTCTCGGGTAGGCTCTCGGCTGCGGGCTCGCTTTCCGCCCCGACCGCCAATTTCGACCTCAATTGGAAAGACGCCGCGACGAGCCACACGAAGCGTGCCGGCCTTGCCGCTCTCGACATTACCGCATCGGGGAAATTTGCCGATAACAAGCTGGATTTCAACGCGGCCGCCGGTGGCGATCAAGGTCTCGCATTGAAGGCCATGGGCAACGTCGCTCTTGCTGGTACGACGATCGACAGTATGAAAGTCGATGCCGAATTCGTCAAACTCCCCGCCGCTCTCGCCAATGCCTTCGTCCCCGATCTTGCGGCCGGCGGCATGATATCCGGCACGCTCTCGGCAGCAGGAACACCCGCTGCACCCAAGGCCGATTTCAAGCTCGACTGGGCGGATGCCGCAACCAGCCACACCAGAAGCGCGCATCTTTCCGGCCTCGCGCTTGCCGCATCGGGACACCTCGTCGACAACAAGCTCGCCTTTAACGCCAATCTTGGCGGCAAGGACCGACTCTCGCTGAATGCCGCGGGCAATGTGGCGATATCGGGCGCCTCGGTCCGCAACCTCGACGTCAAGGCCGATCTCGTCAATCTGCCAGCAGCCCTTGCCAACGGCTTTGTTCCGGGTCTTGCCGCGGAGGGCATGGTGTCGGGAACGGCATCCGCCTCAGGCGCGCTGCCAAGACCCGCCGTCGATTTCAAGCTCGACTGGAAGAACGCCGCCACCGCGCAGACCAGGAGCAGCGGCTTGTCGGGTTTGAGCGCCGTGGCCTCCGGCAAGTTCGCCAATGACAGGGTCGATTTCGATGCCAGCCTTGCCGGCAAGGAGGGCATGTTGGCCAAGGCGGCGGGTGGCTTGACGATCGCGGGAACGGCCATCCGCGACCTTTCGATCAATGCCGACATTCCGGCGCTGCCGGCAAATATCGCCAATGCCTTTGTTCCCGGCCTTGGTGCTGAAGGCACACTGTCGGCGAGCGCCCAGACATCGGGAACGCCGGCAGACCCGATCGTCGATTTCAAGCTCAACTGGAAAGATGCCGCGACCAGCCACACCAAGGCCGCCGGCCTCTCCCGGCTTGCCTTGGCGGCGACGGGAAAATATGCCGGCGACCGACTGGATTTCGATGCCGACCTCAGCGGCGGCGGCGGCATTTCGCTGAAGGCCGCCGGTAATTTGTCCATTGCAGGCACAACGATCCGATCGATCGACGTCACCGCGAACGCTGCCAATGTTCCGGCCGCCATCGCCAACGGCTTTGTTCCGGGCATCGGAGCCGAGGGTACCATCTCGGCGACGGCCAAAGCGACGGGCACGCTGTCCTCACCCGCCGTCGATTTCAAGGTCGACTGGAAGAATGCCGCGACGAGCCAGACGAAAGGCGCCGGTCTTTCGCCGTTCAGCATCGGGGCATCCGGCAAGCTTGCCGACAACAGGCTGACGGTCGACACCAGCCTGGCCGGCGACGCCGGCATGTCGCTGAAGGGCGGCGGCAGCGTGGTGATATCGGGCAACCGCGCCATCGACATGCGCTTCAACGGCAATGTTCCTTTCGCCGTGCTTGGCGCGCCGCTCGCACAGCAGGGCTTTGTCGCCGACGGCGTCGCCAACGTCGATCTTAAGATTGGCGGAACGGCCGCAGCACCCATCATCAACGGCACTGTCTCGACATCAGGGGCCAAGCTCGTCGACGTCAGGCGCAATCTTGCCATCAACAATGTCGCAGCCGTCGTCACCTTCAATGGCAACCAGGCCGTCATCTCGCGCCTCAGCGGCAATCTTGGCGGCGGCGGCACGATTTCGGCAAGCGGCACCATCGGCATCCAGCCCGCCGGCGGCTTTCCCGCCGACATTTCGATCAAGCTCGACAAGGCCGTCTATGTCGACGGAACGCTCGTCGTCTCCACCGTCAACGGGGCAGTCGGCCTGCGCGGGCCGATCATGAGCGCGACGCTGAGCGGTAAGCTGCGGCTGGACAAGACCTCGATCACCGTCCCGGAGAGATTGCCGACCTCGCTGCGTGAAATCGACATCCGGCATAAGAATGCACCGCGAGCAGTGCTGGCGCAGCTGCGCGATGAAGGCAAGCAAAAGCCGGGCGAAAAGTCCTCCGTTATCACGCTCGACCTCGAAATCGATGCGCCCTCGCAGATCTTCGTGCGCGGCCGCGGCATCGATGCCGAGCTTGGAGGCCGCGTGACGATCCGCGGAACGGCGGCAGCACCCATCGTCACCGGCGGCTTTACGATGCGCCGCGGACGGCTGACCATTCTCAATCGCCGCCTCAATTTCTCCGACAAGAGCAAAATCACCTTTGCCGGCGACCTGACGCCAGCGCTCGACATGGAAGCGACCTCCACCTCCGGCACGACGACCCTGACGGTCGATGTCTCTGGCCTTGCCACCGATCCTTCGATCACCTTTTCCTCTTCGCCCCAGCTGCCGCAGGACGAGGTGCTGGCGCAGCTGATCTTCGGCCAGTCGATGTCGAAGCTGTCGCCGGTGCAGATCGCCCAGCTCGCCGACGCGGTCAGCCAGCTGGCCGGCAACCGCTCCACTTCGCTTTTCGAGGGTCTGCGCAACCAGCTCGGCGTTGACGATTTCGACGTCAGCACCGACGAGAAGGGCCAGACGAGTGTCAGCGTCGGCCGTTATCTCAACGACCGTACCTATTTCGAATTGCAGCAGGGCGGCTCGGCCGGCGCCAAGGCCATCATCAATCTCGATGTCGGCCGCGGTGTCAAATTGCGGGGAGCCGCCGGCGGCAATGGCGCCGGCGAAGCAGGCATCGTCTATGAACGGGAATATTGA
- a CDS encoding Lrp/AsnC family transcriptional regulator, whose protein sequence is MFDVDDLDTELLSALRHNARMSVSSLAAMTGASRATVAARIDRLVVSGTIVGFTIRTSHETRSAGVRAIVMIEVLGKLADRVADQLRGLPQVRALHSTNGKWDFVAELEDRDLAAFDETLRRIRLINGINSTETNILLKTSKTGF, encoded by the coding sequence GTGTTCGACGTGGACGATCTCGATACCGAACTTCTGAGTGCCCTTCGCCACAATGCCCGCATGTCCGTCTCGTCGCTGGCGGCGATGACCGGTGCATCGCGGGCAACGGTCGCCGCCCGTATCGACCGGCTGGTCGTCAGCGGCACCATCGTCGGCTTCACCATCCGCACCAGTCACGAGACGCGATCCGCCGGCGTGCGCGCTATCGTCATGATCGAGGTGCTCGGCAAGCTCGCCGACAGGGTGGCCGATCAGCTCAGGGGCCTGCCGCAGGTGCGCGCGCTTCACAGCACCAACGGCAAATGGGATTTCGTCGCCGAGCTGGAGGACCGCGATCTTGCCGCCTTTGACGAGACACTGCGTCGAATCAGGTTGATCAACGGCATCAATTCGACTGAGACCAACATTCTTCTCAAAACGAGCAAGACGGGTTTCTAA
- the rocF gene encoding arginase, which translates to MNARSRSVTLIGAPLEEGSGRRGAAMGPAALRIAGVDQTLIDLGHDVADIGDLSIVPAMDLPNHPKAHNLRIVGAFTRALESSVYDVAAAGRFPLILGGDHSLSMGSVSGMARYAASKERPLFVLWLDAHADFNSPATSPSGNMHGMPVAFFCGEAEFAEILPKNRPFVDPKNVFQVGIRSVDAREREEIHEHGVNVFDMRAIDEQGIGAIMREILAVVAKANGLLHVSLDLDFLDPDIAPGVGTTVPGGATFREAHLVMEMLSDSGLVSSLDLVELNPFLDDRGKSARILVELTASLFGRRIFDRPTRAA; encoded by the coding sequence ATGAATGCGCGATCGCGATCTGTCACCCTCATCGGCGCACCCTTGGAAGAAGGTTCGGGTCGCAGAGGCGCCGCCATGGGGCCGGCGGCGCTGCGGATTGCCGGCGTCGACCAGACCCTAATTGATCTCGGCCACGACGTCGCCGATATCGGCGATCTCTCCATCGTGCCCGCGATGGATCTGCCGAATCATCCGAAAGCCCACAATCTGAGGATTGTCGGTGCCTTCACCCGCGCATTGGAAAGCAGCGTCTATGACGTCGCCGCCGCCGGCCGCTTTCCGCTGATTCTCGGCGGCGATCACAGCCTGTCGATGGGCAGCGTCTCCGGCATGGCGCGTTATGCCGCCAGCAAGGAGCGCCCGCTCTTCGTGCTCTGGCTCGATGCCCATGCCGATTTCAACTCTCCGGCCACGTCGCCCTCCGGCAATATGCACGGCATGCCCGTTGCCTTCTTCTGCGGCGAGGCGGAGTTCGCCGAAATCCTCCCGAAGAACCGGCCCTTCGTCGACCCGAAGAATGTCTTCCAGGTCGGTATCCGTTCGGTCGATGCGCGCGAGCGCGAGGAAATCCATGAACACGGCGTCAACGTTTTCGATATGCGCGCCATCGACGAGCAGGGCATCGGCGCTATCATGCGGGAGATTCTCGCTGTTGTCGCCAAGGCCAACGGCCTGCTGCATGTCAGCCTCGATCTCGATTTCCTCGATCCCGACATCGCCCCCGGCGTCGGTACGACGGTGCCCGGCGGTGCGACCTTCCGCGAGGCGCATCTTGTCATGGAAATGCTTTCGGACAGCGGCCTCGTCTCGTCGCTCGATCTCGTCGAGCTCAATCCGTTTCTCGATGATCGCGGCAAAAGCGCCCGCATCCTGGTGGAACTGACGGCAAGCCTATTCGGCCGCCGCATCTTCGATCGTCCGACACGTGCCGCATAG
- the rocD gene encoding ornithine--oxo-acid transaminase, with protein sequence MNTSEKLIATEQRLGAHNYKPLDVVLTRGEGVYVWDTDGNRYLDCLSAYSAVNQGHCHPKILAAMIEQAGRLTLTSRAFRNDQLAHLYEELAALTGSHKILPMNSGAEAVETAIKAVRKWGYEVKGVPEGKAEIIVCADNFHGRTLSIISFSTDPDARTGFGPYTPGFRIIPFGDAEAFKAAINGNTVAALIEPIQGEAGVIIPPAGYFTRIRELCTDNNVTLILDEIQTGLGRTGKLLAEEHESIEADVTLIGKALSGGFYPVSAVLSNSEVLGVLKPGQHGSTFGGNPLACAVARTALKVLVEEGMIDNAAAMGDYFIEGLRSIRSNIVREVRGRGLMMAIELEPEAGGARQYCHALKERGLLAKDTHDHTIRLAPPLVITREQVDWAVSRIEKTIG encoded by the coding sequence ATGAACACTTCGGAAAAACTGATCGCCACGGAACAGCGGCTCGGCGCTCACAACTATAAGCCGCTCGACGTGGTGCTCACGCGCGGCGAAGGCGTGTATGTCTGGGATACCGACGGCAACCGTTATCTCGATTGCCTCTCGGCCTATTCTGCCGTCAATCAGGGCCATTGCCACCCGAAAATCCTAGCCGCCATGATCGAGCAGGCCGGCAGATTGACGCTCACCTCCCGCGCCTTCCGCAACGACCAACTCGCCCATCTCTACGAGGAGCTTGCCGCACTTACGGGCTCGCACAAGATCCTGCCGATGAATTCAGGCGCTGAAGCGGTGGAGACCGCCATCAAGGCGGTGCGCAAGTGGGGTTATGAGGTCAAGGGCGTACCTGAAGGCAAGGCGGAGATCATCGTCTGCGCCGACAATTTCCATGGTCGCACGCTGAGCATCATCAGTTTCTCCACAGATCCCGACGCCCGCACTGGCTTCGGCCCCTACACGCCTGGCTTCCGCATCATTCCCTTCGGCGATGCCGAGGCATTCAAGGCCGCGATCAACGGCAATACCGTGGCAGCCCTGATCGAGCCGATTCAGGGCGAAGCCGGCGTTATCATCCCGCCGGCCGGTTACTTTACCCGTATCCGGGAACTCTGCACTGATAACAACGTGACTCTGATCCTCGATGAGATCCAGACCGGTCTCGGCCGCACCGGCAAGCTGCTGGCCGAGGAGCACGAAAGCATAGAGGCCGATGTCACGCTGATCGGCAAGGCGCTTTCCGGCGGCTTCTATCCCGTATCCGCCGTCCTTTCCAATTCCGAGGTGCTGGGCGTGCTGAAGCCCGGCCAGCACGGCTCGACCTTCGGCGGCAATCCGCTCGCCTGCGCGGTGGCGCGCACGGCCCTCAAGGTGCTCGTGGAGGAAGGCATGATCGACAATGCCGCCGCGATGGGTGATTATTTCATCGAAGGCTTGAGGTCGATCCGCTCCAACATTGTCAGGGAGGTGCGCGGTCGTGGCCTGATGATGGCGATCGAGCTGGAGCCCGAAGCCGGCGGCGCGCGGCAATATTGCCATGCGCTGAAGGAGCGCGGCCTTCTCGCCAAGGACACCCATGACCACACGATCCGCCTCGCTCCGCCACTTGTTATAACGAGGGAGCAGGTCGATTGGGCCGTCTCGCGGATCGAAAAAACGATCGGCTGA